In the genome of Halalkalicoccus subterraneus, the window GCATCGAGGGCAGCGTCACCGAGAGCCTCGACGCGCTCGCCGACTACGAGGTGAGCGTCGTCACGGAGATCGTCACGCCGATCCGCCACGCCCTGCTCGCCCAAAGCGAGGAGTTCGAGACGGTCGCGAGCCACTCGCAGGCGCTCGCCCAGTGCCGGGAGTTCCTCGAAGCGGAGTACCCCGACGCGAGCCTCGAATCCGTCGCGAGCACCGCCCGCGGTGTCGAACTCGCCCGCGAGGACTCGGCGGTGGCGGGGATCGGCCACCCCGAGAACGCGGGAAGCGAACTGCGGATCCTCGCAGAGGACATCCAGGACCGCAACTCGAACGCGACGCGTTTTCTCGTCGTCGCGCCCACCGACGCGCGCTCGGAGGCCGGCGGGAAGTCCTCCTTTATCGTCTATCCGAGCAAGAACTACCCCGGCCTGCTGCTCGAACTGCTCGAGGCGTTCGCCGACGAGGACATCAACCTCTCGCGGGTCGAATCGCGCCCGAGCGGCGAGCGACTGGGCGATTACCTCTTCCATATCGACTGTGAGGCCGGGATGTACGAGCAGCGAACGGAGCGGGCGCTCTCGCGCGTCGAGTCGATCGCCGAGGACGGCTGGGTACGCTGGCTCGGCTCGTACGACACCCAGCACGTCCTGTACTGATCGGCAGACATCGTCCGCCGCCACCGTGGGAAGGGCACCGCCGCCCCGAATCGACGGGGGGTTCGGCCCCGCGAGACGACGTGTCCCTCCCGAT includes:
- the pheA gene encoding prephenate dehydratase; this encodes MRAVTLGPAGTYSHRAANAVAGEVDFRESVTGIVETVATGGADRGVIPIENSIEGSVTESLDALADYEVSVVTEIVTPIRHALLAQSEEFETVASHSQALAQCREFLEAEYPDASLESVASTARGVELAREDSAVAGIGHPENAGSELRILAEDIQDRNSNATRFLVVAPTDARSEAGGKSSFIVYPSKNYPGLLLELLEAFADEDINLSRVESRPSGERLGDYLFHIDCEAGMYEQRTERALSRVESIAEDGWVRWLGSYDTQHVLY